In Streptomyces sp. SN-593, a single genomic region encodes these proteins:
- a CDS encoding response regulator transcription factor yields the protein MYRLLLVKADAACDDSLEPVLRAMGHRVTPVDRDAEVLDRLRDLRDAVDLIVLDIASPHSGTFETCRRIQAENPVPLVILAAQGNPNDVVTGLNNGAADYLVKPVGARVLEARLRAVLRRSGLRHRSPERALDLGPLSVDIATLTAVRDGVTARLTPIEVRLLIELAARRGRVVPRRTLLERVWGHRHTQGDMRLVDTCVSRLRRKIEPDPSAPALLLTVRGVGYRLSY from the coding sequence GTGTACCGCCTTCTCCTCGTCAAGGCCGACGCGGCCTGCGACGATTCGCTCGAACCCGTACTGCGCGCCATGGGACACCGGGTGACCCCGGTCGACCGGGACGCGGAAGTGCTGGACCGGCTGCGCGACCTGCGCGACGCAGTGGACCTGATCGTCCTCGACATTGCGTCACCGCATTCCGGCACCTTTGAGACATGCCGTCGAATTCAGGCCGAAAATCCTGTGCCATTGGTCATTCTCGCGGCCCAGGGCAACCCGAACGACGTTGTAACCGGTTTGAACAACGGCGCCGCCGACTATCTCGTGAAACCGGTGGGCGCGCGGGTCCTCGAAGCGCGGCTGCGGGCAGTTCTGCGTCGGTCGGGCCTGCGTCACCGTTCCCCGGAACGGGCGCTCGACCTCGGTCCGCTGAGTGTCGACATCGCGACGCTCACCGCCGTCCGGGACGGCGTGACGGCCCGCCTCACCCCGATCGAGGTGCGGCTCCTGATCGAACTCGCCGCCCGCCGGGGCCGGGTGGTGCCCCGGCGGACCCTGCTGGAGCGGGTCTGGGGCCACCGGCACACCCAGGGCGACATGCGGTTGGTCGACACCTGCGTGTCGCGGCTGCGCCGCAAGATCGAACCGGACCCCTCGGCCCCGGCCCTGCTGCTCACGGTGCGCGGCGTCGGCTACCGCCTGAGCTACTGA